From a single Triplophysa rosa linkage group LG1, Trosa_1v2, whole genome shotgun sequence genomic region:
- the si:ch211-119e14.1 gene encoding cilia- and flagella-associated protein 251 produces MTSSTVSGDSTPIVIALLFIWLILVLALVFFYKRLNKDTNGQYEIHRLIFAEGGLRDQLRQGVGVVENRLGVRIWPQPHEEEEHLEDNEGKYEEDVDNDKQNESQEEEEEEQENHDIRDDSSDDYSSIDLRERANKRKDSKNGEKTEAEEDKEKLEEAAGEDGKHGKEVKNEEKVGLLVDLKPFAGSAIWSEQSKDEGNDLTAL; encoded by the coding sequence ATGACATCGAGCACAGTTTCTGGTGACAGTACCCCAATTGTCATTGCCCTCCTCTTCATATGGCTTATACTTGTTCTGGCTCTAGTGTTCTTCTACAAGAGACTAAATAAAGACACAAATGGACAATATGAAATCCATCGCCTAATCTTTGCTGAAGGCGGACTACGTGACCAATTGAGACAAGGAGTCGGAGTTGTGGAAAATAGACTTGGTGTCCGCATTTGGCCCCAACCCCATGAAGAAGAGGAGCACCTAGAAgataatgaaggaaaatatgagGAAGATGTTGATAATGACAAACAGAATGAAAGCcaagaagaggaagaagaagaacAAGAAAATCATGACATTAGGGATGACTCTTCGGATGACTATTCCAGCATTGACCTGAGGGAGAGGGCAAATAAGAGAAAAGACAGCAAGAATGGTGAGAAGACTGAAGCTGAAGAAGACAAGGAAAAACTGGAGGAGGCAGCAGGAGAGGATGGTAAACATGGTAAAGAGGTGAAGAACGAAGAGAAAGTTGGATTGCTTGTAGACTTAAAGCCATTTGCAGGTAGTGCTATTTGGTCTGAACAGAGCAAAGATGAAGGAAATGACTTGACTGCTTTATAA